TCGCGCGTGTCCGCAACACAGGATTTCCGTAGATCACGACTTCGTGAATTTGCGTCATATCGTCGAATGGCTTTTTCATCTCGTTCTTCGAGCAAATCAGTTTGGCTTGACGGTCACAACCCGGGAAATGGATCCCCGGTCGACCTTAACCTTGACTTCATTGGCCACTTTCAGCCACACCGTGTTTTCTTGCTCATTGATGCCTGCAACATTGCCGTACATCCCGCCGGCTGTGACGACTTCGTCGCCTGTTTTGATTGCGGCCAGCATCGCGGTATGTTGTTTTTGTCTTTTTTGCTGCGGCCGGATCATCAAGAAGTACATCACGACAATGATCAGAACAAACGGCAGCAGTGCGCCAAGCATACTTGGCTGTTGTGCGCCTTCGGCTTGCAATAAAGGAAGAAACATCGGGGTCAACTGAAAAGTAGGCATCTCGCCTCCGTGTTATGAGTCTTTTTGTTCAATTCGCGGCAGCACGCTCTCCATCCAGCCCCGGAAATCTCCGGCCTCGATGTGTTCCCGCATCTGTCGCATCAAATCTTGGTAAAAATGCACATTGTGCAATGAAATCAATCGCAGTGCCAGAAGCTCGTCGCAGACAAACAGATGTCTGAGATACGCCCGGTCAAACGTCTGGCAAGCATAGCACGAGCACGTTTCATCCAGCGGACAAAACGACTGCTTATGCCGCGCCGTTTTGACAATCACTCGCCCGTTCCACGTAAACGCACAGCCGTTGCGCCCGTTCCGTGTCGGAAGTACGCAGTCAAAAAAGTCGATCCCCCACGACACACACCGCAGCAAATCTTCAGGAAAACCCACACCCATCAAATAGCGCGGTTTGTCCTTCGGCAAAAGCTCCGCCACCTGCGGCACAAACTCGTGAAAAATACTCTTTGGTTCCCCGACCGCCATTCCCCCGATTGCATATCCCGGAAAATCCAACTCAATCAGCGCGTCCGCCGACTCCTTCCGCAAATCCATATACGTCGAGCCCTGCACAATCGCCCACAAATTTTGTCGGTGACCATACAAATACGGCTGTTCACGTTCGGCAATCTGCGCGCGCTTCGCCCACTTCGTCGTGAGCTTATTCCATTCATCCGCCTGTCCATGCGAACACGGATAGGGTGGACACAAATCGAGCACCATCATCATATCGCTGCCGATATGCCGCTCGATATTCACCACAGATTCCGGCGTAAATTCGTGATAGCTTCCATCAAGATGCGACTGAAACCGCACGCCGTTCTCATGCACCTTGCGAATGTCCGCCAGCGAAAAAACCTGAAATCCACCCGAGTCGGTAAGAATCGGCCGCTCCCACCGCATAAACTTATGCAGCCCGCCCGCTTCACGTAAAATCTCCAGCCCCGGTCGCAAATACAGATGATAACTATTCGCGAGCATCGCCTGCACATTTGCTTCGAGCAGTTCGCGCGGCGTAATCGTCTTCACAACCCCGAGCGTTCCCACCGGAAAAAAATGTGGCGTCTGAATCTCGCCATGATCCGTAGTAAGCACAGTCCTCCGCGCGCCAGTCCCCGACGGATCAGTCGTCAGCACGCGAAACGGATGCGCAACTATTTCTGCCACGGCTTCTTCATCTTCATGGTCAATGCATACCAATCCGTTGTCGGAAGTTCACAAGTAAAATTCCGGCAATAGTAATAAGTCGGCTTACCAGAGTCGGTGTTCTTGCCTTCAAATAGCGGACGGAGCGGGTGGTCAGTAGGAAGTCGATCAACAAACTGATCATCAATCGAAATCACCTGCCGGTTGTGATTGGGAACTCGGCCTTCTCCTTGTTTGCCCGCCGGACTAACAATAATCACCTGCTCAGGCGGATACAGCAGCCACTCCGCCGTCAACATCGCTTGCGCAAATGCCGTCGGCATCCGTTCAAGGTACGGCATCAATGTGTTGATTTGACTTTCCGCCCGCGCAAAGAATTTCTCTTCACCCGTCAAATAATAGAGCTTAATAAGCAAATTCCCCGCAAGCGAATTCCCCGACGGCATCGCGCTGTCATATAAATCCACCGACCGTACTCCGGCAACGGAGTCTTCGCTCATGTAATAGAGGCCGTCGCCCTTAGCAAACCGCCGCTCAATTTCGTCCGCAAGCTTATACGCATTGTCAAACCACCGCACATCCCCCGTCACGCAAAACAAATCCAAAAGCCCGTTCCCCAGCGCGGCATAATCTGCGAGCAATTGAATCCGGAGCTCCTTGTCACCCAAAAACGAATGTACAAGTTCGCCATCGCGTTCAAACGGAGCTACAAATCGATTTGCTGTCTCTGTCGCTGCCTTAATCATGCCCGTCTGTGACAGCGCAGAAATTATCAGTCCGTTCCAATCACAGAGCGCTTTGTCATCACGCGCGGGTCGATTGCGAGTTTCCCTTGCTCGAAGAAGCTTCGCATTGGCCTCGACATATAGCACATCATCTTCGCTTCCTACTATGAAGGGTTCAGTCTTCAACAAGTTCGGAATCGACGTGCCATTCTCAAAATTGCCTAGTTCCGTAATATCATAGCATCTGCAATATGTCTTACTAAAATCAGGAATTGCATCTGTGATATCTTGCGGAGTCCAAACATAATAGACTCCTTCTTCACCGTCAGAATCCGCATCCAAAGACGAAGCGTACCCGCCTTCATCTAATTTCATTTCTCGATTAAGCCATAGCCCAATCTGTCCCGAAGTAGTCAAAAAAAGAGGACTGACGAGCGTCGCATCCTGATACACTTTGAGCAACAGCGCATTGTCATAGAGCATCTTTTCAAAATGCGGCACGAGCCACTGATCATCCGTAGAGTACCGATGAAACCCGCCGCCAATCTGATCGAAAATTCCTCCGCGAGCCATTTTGTCGAGAGTAAACTCGACCATGTGCTTCACGCTGTCGTCACCCGTCCGCGAATAGTAACGAAGGAGCATCGCAAGCTCCATCGCGTGCGGAAACTTCGGTGCGCGCGAAAATCCACCGTTCACCGGATCGAAATTTCGCTCGGACGCTTTAACCGCGCTGTCCAACAGAGCGGGGGAGAGCTTCGACGTCGCAGGCGGCAATTCAATTTCCGCATGAATCGCATCGTGCATCTGATCGGAAGCGGCAAGCAGCGAATCGCGTTCAGTCTCCCAAGCTTTAGCCAGCGCTTGCAACACATCCATAAATCCCGGTCGCCCGTAACGCGCTTCCGGCGCCCAATACGTACCGCCGTAAAACGGTTTGCGATCCGGCATCAAAAACACCGACATCGGCCAACCACCCGAACCCGTCATCCGCTGCACAGCCTGCATATAGTGATGATCGACATCAGGCCGCTCTTCGCGATCCACTTTTATGGAAACAAAATGCCCGTTCAAGAATTCCGCAATTTCTTCATTCTCGAACGATTCATGCTCCATCACATGACACCAATGACACGCCGCATAACCCACGGAGAGAAAAACGGGTTTATTCTCCGCGCGCGCCTTTTCAAACGCCGCATCGCCCCACGGCATCCAATCTACGGGATTGTGCGCGTGTTGCAAAAGATAGGGACTGGCTTCGTGAATTAAGGCGTTCGTGTGCACGGAAGAATTGGAACAAGCGGAAGCCAGAAGCAGAAGGACAAGCGAAAAACGCATGCTACTTGCGGCCGATCAGATAGCGGTCTCTACCTTGTAAATCGTGATGAATCGTGAGTGCGGAAAAGTGTGGAGCGAACAGCGTGCGCAAATGTTCCGCTTGCGTCATTCCGAACTCTAAGGCGGCAATCCCCGACGGCAAAAGCGCAGGCAAAAGTTCGGCAATACGTTCGTAATATTCAAATCCCGTCGGACCGCTGATCAGCGCGTGTCTATTTTCAAACTCGCGCACTTCAGGTTCCAGCGAGGGCAATTCGTCTTCACGAATATACGGCGGATTGGAAATCACCACGTCAAACGGGCCCCCGCATTTTTTCGCAAACTCTTGGTCAAACAAATCCAGCGCAAGAGTCTTAACTCGATCTTCAACGCTATTCAAAGAAGCGTTGTGAGCAGTTTGTGCTACCGCATCTGCGTCAATGTCAATCGAGACAATGGTGCAATCAGAGTTCGCCTTGGCCAGTGCAACCGAAATACACCCGGTCCCGCACCCGACGTCCAACACGCGCGCATTGTCAGGAAGTATTTTGACAACCTGTTCGACAAGCTCTTCGGTCTCAGGCCGCGGAATCAGCAAACCCTGTTTCAACTGAATCCGCGCGTCGAAAAACTCCACTTCGCCTAAAAGATATTGCAGCGGCACGCGCTTCGATCTCTGACGAATCAATTCGCGCAGATGCTCAAGCTCCGAGTCCTTGACAGGCCGGTCATGCTGAATGTAAAGTTCAATGCGCGGCATATTGAGCGCCTTCGCAAACAGCGCTTCCGCATTGCGGCGCGGCGACTCGATCCCCTTCGACTTGAAAAACTCATCCGTCGCCGAAAGCAGATCAATAAGCCGTCTCGTTTCGCTCAAACTGCGCTCTCCGCCGCGCGATTCAGTTTTTCCGTGCGATCCGCCATCCGCAGCGCTTCGATCAGCTCTTCGATATCGCCTTCCATCACCCGGTCGAGCTTGTACAAAGTCAAATTGATACGGTGATCCGTTACGCGGTTCTGCGGATAATTATAAGTGCGAATTTTCTCCGAGCGGTCGCCGCTACCAATCTGACTCTTGCGTTCCGCCGAGAGTTTCGCAGCTTCTTCATCTCGTTTCACCGCCAAGAGCCGCGACGTCAAGACCTTCATCGCCTTTGCGCGGTTCTTAATCTGCGAGCGTTCATCCTGAATCGCCACCACCAACCCCGAGGGCAAGTGCGTAATGCGCACGGCCGAGTCTGTCGTGTTCACATGCTGCCCGCCGGCGCCCGAGGAGCGATAGACGTCAATCTTTAAATCCGTCGGCTTAATCTCCAAATCCGTCTCTTCGGCTTCCGGCAAAACTGCAACTGATGCCGCCGACGTATGAATACGTCCCTGCGATTCCGTCACCGGAACACGCTGGACGCGGTGCACGCCGCTCTCCCACTTCAACAAGCCGTAGACATCTTGCCCTTTGATTTCGACCACGACTTCTTTGATTCCCCCGGCCTCAGCTTCCGTCATGGATGCAATCTCAAACTTCCAGCGTTTCGTCTCGCAATAGCGCGAATACATTCGGAACAAATCCCCCGCAAACAGCGCCGCTTCCTCGCCACCTGTCCCGGCCCTAATCTCCAATATCGCATTGCGCTCATCCGCCGGATCCCGAGGCAGAAGCAAGGTCCGTAAATCATCCTCGATCTGTGCCAGCTGAGCCTCAAGACTCTCCAGCTCCATCTCGGCCATCTCCTTCATCGCCGCATCCGACGACCGGCTAAGTTCCCGTGCTCCCTTGATTTCGCTCGATACTCTAAGGTACTCCTTGGCTTTCTCGACCATCGGACTCAGGTCCTTTGCCTCTTTTAGGAGTGGGGTGGAGAGGGCCGGGGAAGACGCTATATCTGGACTTGAAAGTCGCTCCTGAAGTTCATTAAACCGGCGGAGTATATGTTCTATTTTATCAAGCATTAAGCAATGCGAAAAAAGTGAAAAATGAAGTAAGAGACACAATTTACGCAAGTTGCACTCAGCAAACAAGTTTTGTCAAAAGTTCGGAGCGAATAACCCCAAATTCTGGCACTTATGCCTCTCTGCTATTTAAGTCTGACTTAGTACGATGAAGGTTGTCAACATAAAGTAATAATATGTAGACACATAGCATCATGAAATGAATCTTAAACAATTCTTAGGGAACTTGACAAGCTTGTTATAGCGTTTGTATATTGAACCCGTGCGCTAAACGGGTGGGTTTGAAGTTTTATTATGAGGATTACTATCGTGAAGAAATTCATTGCCGCAACCTTAATTATCAGCTTGTTCGCTGTGGCAAGTTACGCTGCCCTGGTACCTGTCCAGCCGCCGCTTCCGACAAAGGGTGTTTCTGCCCTCGTACCGGTAATGCCGCCGCTTCCCACGAAGGGTGTTTCTGCCCTTGTTCCGGTGATGCCGCCGCTTCCGACGAAGGGAATTTCTGCCCTTGTTCCGGTGATGCCGCCGTTGCCGACGAAGGGTGTTTCCGCCCTTGTTCCGGTGATGCCGCCGCTTCCGACAAAGGGTGTATCTGCCCTTGTTCCGGTAATGCCGCCGCTGCCGACAAAGTAGTAGTTTTTCTTTAGGTCGTTTGGCGACCATTGGCCCAAGGATTGCACCCTTGGTGGCCAATGGTCGCTTTTTTTATATACCTGTCTCTGTCTCTGGGAATATTCGTCTTTGCAATCTCAAATGCCGAAACTCTTGAGTGGTTTTGGGAAATGAGCTTCCTTGGGAATACTCTCCTTTTGGGCGTTGCGTCACTGCTCAGCTTTCTTGCATACCAACGTGAGCACCATTACCGTCACGTGTTTTTTGCCTTGTGGGTCGTTTTTGGCGTTTACGCTTTTGCCAGCCCCGTGGCAGCCGTCGTTCAAGTGTTGGGTTCTCCTGAAGCCGGCATAAGGCAGTTCATCTGGTATCCGTTCATCGCCGTCCATACAGTCTTAGCCTGGGCAGTAACCACGATTACGATCGGCTATATCTCGCCTCCGCGCAAGCGACTCTTGCATACTGCAATCGCAGGGTTGGTGGTTTTCATCATGGCGGGTTGGTTGTATTACCCCTACATTTTTGATCCGCTCGCTGCGGTGTCCCAAAACGCGCAAGGTACGCCTTACCTAAATATAGATCCGCTCAATACTTCCAATCTAATGATCAATGTCTTCAGCTTGCTGATGCTATTGGCATTTTATGTGCATAAATATCGTACGGACAGACCAATTGGCGCATATGCCGACACGCTTTTGTTTCTGTTCGGGCTTGCTTTGGCGATAGACACTGCCGAGTCATTCCTTCCGGACCTAAAACTCGATTTTACAGTCATATCGCAATGGGCAATCCTAATTGTTTATGCAGCAATGGTCGTCAGTTTGGCCTTGCGGATAAAGTTTAAGTCACAAACAATAGCCGATTACTATGAATCCCAGTGCATATCTGACGACCCTTCTATTGATCGGCGGATTGGCCGGTTTGACCGCTTTATTCTACGGACTTTTTTTGATACGGAAAAGATTGGGTCGAAAATATTCCTTGGGACAGGCACGGCCCGAATGAAAGTGCGTCGTACACCGTCGCATGTGGCGCGGCGGGCAGGTAGTTGATGAACAGGCGCTGAACAGGAGACAAAGATGCTCACGAAAAATTGGATGGAAAGCCGGTATACTATTGGGTCGCTAGTCGCGCGCAGCGCGGCCATGCAGCGTCTCATTAAGCAAGCCGGAATGCAAATAAACAACGATTCTCCTTTGCTTGTTGTAGGAGAAACGGGAACAGGCAAGACCTTGCTGGCGCGTTCCATTCACAACTCTTCCAGCAGAGTCTCAAGGCCTTTTGTGAGCGCGGCGTCGGAACGTCTGACGCCTAATGCTGCAGACGGCGTGTTGTTCGGCACGACCTCAGAAAAAGGCCTTCTGGCAAGATCGGAAAGTGGTACGCTGTTGATAACGGGCGTAGAGAATCTTGCACCGATGGCGCAAGAACGACTGTGCAAGCTAATCGATGACGGCAAATACACTACGGCGTCGGGTGATCAGAAGAAGCTGGACATGCGGATGATGTTCACGGGGAACAGCGGTGTCTTGGCAGAGCGAATGTCGCATGGTATGTTCAGCGAAGACCTGTACGCAAGGATAAGCGGGTCGGTTCTCAGCATGCCGTCCCTTTCCGAACGCAACGCAGACATTCCTTACTTGGTTGTAGACGTACTGCAGGCGTTCGCGGCACGTGAAAGAGTCTCGCGGCCGACGGTACCCTATCACTACATGGAGCTGCTTACGAGGGTGGAATGGCCGGAAAACGTACAGCAATTGCGGAACCACGTCGAAAGTGTAATGGCACTGTCGAACGGCCACTTTGATCCGGCAATCCTGCTTGCACACTTCGACGAAATCGAATCGCCGCAGACACTGAAGGGTCTTGTGCGCGACCTGCTTCAGAGACTCGTTACCTCGTCAAACGCCGTGGCGGCGGGCGCAGCGGCAGGAAACTGACCGCAACAACACAAAACATGAGAATCGCCGGGTTAGTCCCGGCGATTTCTATTTCTGAAGTTCTGCAAGCACTCGTTCAACAGAGATTTCTCCCATGCACCAAGGTGGTCCGCCTGTCCACTTGCATCGCGCCTCCCCGTGGCCTGTCCTCGACAGACAGCAAGGAACTCCGGCAGCAAGAGCTTTGTGAGGCGCAGGGAAGTCGTAGTTGACCTGCGTGGAGCCATAGAGAACAAAAACCTTCGGGCATCCCGCGGCGACGGCAAGGAAAGAAACTCCTGTGTCATTGCCTACGGCGGCGACGCAGCTACTTAGCAATGCTGCACAATTCCTAAGCGGTTCTTCCACGACACATACCAAATTCGGATCAAGCCCGTTGAAATCTTTGATTAGCGCTTTTTCGCTTGGGCCGATGAAAACCAAAGCCCCGCGATCCGCCGAACGGGAAATCCACTCTTCCACAACCTTCCGAAAGCGCTTCACATCCCACTGCTTCGTTCTGCGTGCGGAACCGGGAATAATAGCCAGCAGAGTCTTCGCGGTCAGGTTCTTCTCATCCAACCAATTGCTTGCCCATCGTACGGTATCGTCGGCAATGCCGACACGCAAAACCGGGGTCTCAACAATGGGAGCAATAGCGCGCAGCAAGTTGAGCCTTCTTTGCACGTGATCAGGCTCAATACCCAGATCGTTGTGTACCAAATGAGTGAAGGCTCGACCTGCCAGAACTCCGCGGTATCCGACTTTGATTGGAACATCCAACTGCATACAAAGGAGCCGGGAGCGGAAAGACGGGTGCGCACACAGGACTACGTCAAATGTCTCCGCATTCAAGGCGGCCGCATACTTTCGGATGGCACCAAAGTTGCGGTCATTTCCTTGTTTGTCCAGAATCCACACTCTGCTCAATAGGGGATGATCCGCGACAAGCTGCTCAGCGCGCGGCGAAGTTAAGAGCTGAATCTCCGCATTTGGCCAAACAGAATTCACGGCTCCAATCAGAGCCGTCGAAAACAAGACGTCACCCAGCCACGCCGTGTCGATGATCAGGACGCGGGAGGGGATGTTTTCCATCTCTTGTGCATCCAAAACCATTGTTCAGGCGCCTGCCGGACGTAAGACTCAAGTTTCGCGGTTAAAGCCGCCATGATTTGTTCTTGATCCGCTCCATCTTCGAAGTCAATGCTTTCCAACTTTCCGCGGTATTTCTCTCCGTCAATTCGCACTGAAGACATGAAGATCACCGGCGACCCCGTGCGCAAATGAAATACGGCCGGGCCGCGCGGAGTCGAACTGAGTTGTCCGAAGAAGGGCACAAATACACCTTCTTCGTGCGCATCTTGATCAATGAGAATCGCAACAAGCCTGTTTCGTTGAAGCGCAGAGAGCACGCCCTTAATGGCCTGTTTGCGTGGAATAATCTCAACACCTGCTTTACGTCGAACATTGTCCAGCCACTCCTGGACGAGCTTGTTGCGTTGCGTCGTTACGACAAACGAGACCGGATAGCCAAGCCTTGCGCAAGCCGCGCCGATGATTTCCCAGTTTCCCAAATGCCCCGAGACTACAATTCCCCCTTTGCCCCCAGCGACGGCCTTGTCAAGTTCTTCTGCACCATCAAAATACAACCAGTCCCCGATGTCCTCTCTAACAACGGAAGTCGAGGTCGCCAGACTTGTTGCCACCGTCCCGAAATGTTCAAAACAGCGTCGTGCGAGTGTCCGTTTTCCAGCCTCGGGTAGGGTCGGGAATGCGCGGCTCAAATTCTGGAGAACAACACCCTTACGAATGCCCAGCCAATAGCCAAGTCGCCCCAAAGAAATACCCACGGCCCCCCTTGCCCGGCGTGGCATAAGCCCAAGCAAGCCAAACAGCCCTCGGACGGCAAAATACTGGATATGGTGGGATATTCGGTGGGGCACGGAAACTCTATTCACTTTGGCGGAGTCTAAGTAACAGAAAATCCCCTGTTAAGTCAACAGTTGGATCTTCCACAGTCTTGCGTTTCTCTCATAGAATTGCTTAATTTCACGAGGATTTATCCATGCCAACGGGGACGACGGCATCATCGGCGCGAGTCGTTGCGGCAGATGCTCTGACCGAATTAGAAAAGACCGAGGAATATGCGGACGAGGTATTGTCAAAATATCTCGGATCGTCTCATTTGCGGGGTAGCGACCGCGCCTTGGCCGCCGACTTATATTGGGGGACGATCCGCTGGCGGGGCCGGCTGGACAGTATTTTGACCCCTGTGTTTCATGGTGATTATCGCCGGGCCGATCCCGTTGCGAGAATCCTGTTGCGGATGGGCGCTTATCAGCTTTACGGTCAGGATCGCATTCCCGACCATGCCGCAGTCAGTCAGACGGTCGAATTGGCCATCCAACGGCTGGGCAAGAAGGCAGGCGGACTTACAAACGCGATTCTCCGACGATTGGCTCGTGAACGCGAGCGTTGGAATACTCCGCCTGAAGGTGCGGACGATTTGGCGCGATTGTCTTTCATGTACTCGATGCCGCGCTGGATAGTGCGGGAATTGGTTGAAAGATTCGGTCAGGACGAAGCCGAACGCGCGCTGGACGTGGCCAACCACCGTCCTCCGATCAGCGTGTTTCTAATGCGTGAAGAAGATGCCGAGTCTTTCGAGCTTGAACTCGATCAACACGGAATCAAATGGGAACATTCTCCGTTCCTTGACGGGTATTACAGGCTGCATGCGCCGTCATTTCCCGTGATTCAACCTTTGCTTGATGCTGGAACGATTACTGTTCAGGATGAAAGTGCAGGTCTCGCGGCCGCTTTGCTAGATCCTCTTCCGGGCGAAAGGGTCCTCGATTTATGCGCGGCACCCGGCGGCAAAACTCTGGCGACTTGGCGTAAGATGGGCGGCAATGGTGCGATCACCGCCGTGGACGTTGACGGTTCCCGTTTGGTGCGGCTGCGCGAAAACGTCGAACGCGTCGGTGCGGACAATATTTCGGTTATTGAAGAAGACGCCACAAAGTACGGCGGCGAGCTTTATGACCGGGTCCTTGCGGATGTTCCGTGCAGTGCCACGGGATTGCTTAGAAAACAGCCTGACCTACGTTGGCGCCGCAAGAGCCACCACGTTGGACTTCAGCACGCGCTGCAGCATGAGATTTTGGATCGTGCGGCGGAGCTTGTAAAGCCGGGCGGAGTATTGGTGTATTCGACATGCAGCATTCTTCCGTCTGAAAATATCGAAATTGTACAATCTTTCCTTAAGACGCATCCGGAATTTTTACGGGAAGACGCGCGTGGATTTCTTCCGGAATCCGTAATCGGCGAGCATGGAGATCTTGAGACCTTTACTCACATACATGAAACGGACGGCGCTTTTGCAGCGCGTTTGCGGCGCATGTCCCATTAGCCATGAATGAAAAGCGAACGTTCGTAGGCCGCCTGCGCACGTTCGTGGTGGGCGCAATACTAACAGCGGTGATACTCTTTCTTGCGGGCATGGTGACAGATTGGTTCATCATGCCCCTTTACACTCGTCATGGTGTCGAAGTACCAGTCCCTTCATTTGTAGGCTTAACTGTGCTTCAGGCGCAAACCTTGGCGGAAGAAGAAGGCTTTCGAATCGTTGAGGAACCCGCGAAGATTGGCGGAAAAGCAACTGAAGGCACGGTGCTTGAACAGCGGCCGTTGCCCGGAGCGCTTTCGAAGCCGGGACGCGTGGTCCACGTGGTTCCCGCAAAGGAAAGCTCGGGATCGGAAATCCCCGATCTCACCGGAATGGATCAGCGCTCGGCTGAGATTGAATGCAGGAATCTCGGGCTGCTGGTTTCACCTTCGGGAATTGGCTATGACTTCTCTGCAATTGTTCCCAAAGGCGGGATAGTGCGTCAACGGCCCGAACCCGGCGCACCGGTGGTTGCGGGACAACCCGTTCAACTGACCATTTCGTTAGGACCTCGTCCAAATTGGATTGCCGTACCAACGTTGATCGATCTCTCTCTGCATGAGGCTCGCAGAGCGCTGCTCGAATCGGGGCTTCGTCTCGGCAATGTATCCCGCGAACAAACAAACCTCGTTACGGCAGGTACGGTGATCGCGCAGAGCATTGCGTCAGGGAAGGAAGTGGAACAAAATACCGAGATCGATCTGGTCGTTGCGATACCAAAAGCCGATGCTGACGACGAAGAAGATTCACCTCAGTCGGAAACATACTAATGTCTCGATCATCAGAAACTCATACACATATCGCTC
This region of Calditrichota bacterium genomic DNA includes:
- the rsmB gene encoding 16S rRNA (cytosine(967)-C(5))-methyltransferase RsmB; translation: MPTGTTASSARVVAADALTELEKTEEYADEVLSKYLGSSHLRGSDRALAADLYWGTIRWRGRLDSILTPVFHGDYRRADPVARILLRMGAYQLYGQDRIPDHAAVSQTVELAIQRLGKKAGGLTNAILRRLARERERWNTPPEGADDLARLSFMYSMPRWIVRELVERFGQDEAERALDVANHRPPISVFLMREEDAESFELELDQHGIKWEHSPFLDGYYRLHAPSFPVIQPLLDAGTITVQDESAGLAAALLDPLPGERVLDLCAAPGGKTLATWRKMGGNGAITAVDVDGSRLVRLRENVERVGADNISVIEEDATKYGGELYDRVLADVPCSATGLLRKQPDLRWRRKSHHVGLQHALQHEILDRAAELVKPGGVLVYSTCSILPSENIEIVQSFLKTHPEFLREDARGFLPESVIGEHGDLETFTHIHETDGAFAARLRRMSH
- a CDS encoding PASTA domain-containing protein, whose translation is MNEKRTFVGRLRTFVVGAILTAVILFLAGMVTDWFIMPLYTRHGVEVPVPSFVGLTVLQAQTLAEEEGFRIVEEPAKIGGKATEGTVLEQRPLPGALSKPGRVVHVVPAKESSGSEIPDLTGMDQRSAEIECRNLGLLVSPSGIGYDFSAIVPKGGIVRQRPEPGAPVVAGQPVQLTISLGPRPNWIAVPTLIDLSLHEARRALLESGLRLGNVSREQTNLVTAGTVIAQSIASGKEVEQNTEIDLVVAIPKADADDEEDSPQSETY